Proteins from one Mycolicibacter virginiensis genomic window:
- a CDS encoding NADH:flavin oxidoreductase: MNAVAADVFGQAALGPITLRNRVIKAATFEARTPGGAVTEDLIDFHRAPAAGGVGMTTVAYCAVSPEGRTERDQILMTPEAVQGLQRLTDAIHAEGAAACAQLGHAGPVANAKSNGLPAVSPSRLFSPLGMAFTRRPDSGDLRRVVADHARAARVAVSSGFDAVELHFGHNYLVSAFFSPLLNRRSDSYGGSLANRARLAREIALAVREEVGDRIAVTAKLNMEDGFSGGLHTEDGLQIGRWLQDDGALDALQLTAGSSLLNPMYYFRGRAPRTEFAGVFPRPLSWFFAIAGRGFLRRYPFEELYLLDTARQFRRELTMPLILLGGITNRRSMDLAMSEGFEFVAMARGLLRDPGLVKRIDADADSRSLCTHCNTCMVTTFERTRCVLRPIGMDREPLCPPRSPRC, from the coding sequence GTGAATGCCGTGGCGGCCGACGTCTTCGGTCAGGCGGCACTGGGGCCGATCACGTTGCGGAACCGCGTCATCAAAGCGGCGACCTTCGAGGCGCGTACACCAGGCGGGGCAGTCACCGAAGACTTGATCGACTTCCACCGTGCTCCGGCGGCGGGTGGCGTGGGAATGACGACGGTGGCCTATTGCGCGGTGTCGCCGGAAGGGCGAACCGAACGCGACCAGATCCTCATGACGCCGGAGGCGGTCCAGGGACTGCAGCGCCTAACCGACGCCATCCACGCGGAGGGCGCCGCCGCGTGCGCCCAACTCGGGCATGCCGGACCCGTGGCAAACGCCAAGTCCAACGGACTTCCGGCCGTCTCCCCGAGCAGATTGTTCAGTCCACTGGGTATGGCGTTCACCCGCCGCCCCGATTCCGGGGACTTGCGTCGAGTGGTTGCCGACCACGCGAGGGCGGCCAGGGTGGCGGTTTCTTCCGGATTTGACGCTGTGGAGCTGCATTTCGGACACAACTACCTGGTCAGTGCATTCTTCAGTCCGTTGTTGAACCGTCGAAGTGATAGCTACGGCGGGAGCCTGGCGAATCGCGCTCGGTTAGCTCGAGAAATTGCCCTTGCGGTTCGAGAAGAGGTTGGGGATCGCATCGCTGTCACGGCGAAACTCAATATGGAAGACGGCTTCTCCGGTGGCCTGCACACCGAGGACGGCCTGCAGATCGGTCGATGGCTGCAGGACGACGGTGCACTGGACGCACTTCAGCTCACAGCGGGTAGTTCGCTACTAAATCCGATGTACTACTTTCGCGGCCGAGCTCCCCGTACCGAGTTCGCCGGAGTCTTCCCGCGGCCGCTGAGCTGGTTCTTCGCCATCGCTGGCCGGGGCTTCCTGCGTCGGTATCCGTTTGAAGAACTCTATCTACTCGACACGGCTCGCCAGTTCCGACGGGAATTGACCATGCCGTTGATTCTGCTCGGCGGTATCACCAATCGTCGCAGCATGGATCTGGCGATGAGCGAAGGCTTTGAGTTCGTGGCGATGGCCAGGGGTCTGCTGCGGGACCCGGGTCTGGTCAAGCGGATTGACGCTGACGCAGATTCCCGTTCCCTGTGTACGCATTGCAACACCTGCATGGTGACGACCTTCGAGCGGACCCGTTGCGTCTTGCGCCCGATCGGGATGGACCGGGAGCCCTTGTGCCCACCACGATCTCCGCGGTGCTGA
- a CDS encoding LppA family lipoprotein encodes MFHQVSPPQPRRCLFAVLAIVALTAGCHVSQPYEPTPPSVAAEALAVLKSLPSFEDTQTQVAATMNEITAAAKQLIPSIVWETLDEGDGGNCERPYEQTDGKRYFLPDAVARDVTVSEQAWAKLEEAAKAAAAKLDATEIQVMQDQPGNHDVGFYGPTGLFIKVGYRGNLVVSGYTGCRLPQDKK; translated from the coding sequence ATGTTTCACCAAGTGTCCCCACCCCAGCCGCGACGATGCCTGTTCGCTGTCTTGGCCATCGTCGCACTAACCGCAGGATGTCACGTGTCCCAACCATATGAACCCACTCCGCCCAGCGTCGCCGCCGAGGCCTTGGCCGTTCTCAAGTCGTTGCCGTCGTTTGAGGACACTCAAACTCAGGTAGCCGCCACGATGAATGAAATAACCGCCGCCGCAAAACAACTCATCCCGTCCATCGTCTGGGAGACCCTGGACGAGGGAGATGGCGGAAATTGCGAGCGGCCATATGAGCAAACCGACGGTAAGCGTTACTTCCTGCCGGACGCGGTTGCCCGGGATGTCACGGTGTCAGAGCAGGCCTGGGCCAAGCTCGAAGAGGCCGCCAAGGCGGCGGCCGCCAAGCTGGACGCCACCGAGATTCAGGTCATGCAAGATCAGCCGGGCAATCACGACGTCGGGTTCTATGGCCCCACCGGTCTTTTCATCAAAGTCGGCTATCGGGGAAACCTCGTGGTTTCCGGCTACACCGGCTGCCGGCTGCCGCAGGACAAGAAGTAA
- a CDS encoding SPW repeat protein, whose protein sequence is MSTVHSSIEHHPDLLALRARYERAAESMTAQGTFGLTLLAAVYGAASPWIVGFEATTRLAITNLVVGLCVAFLACGMAAALDRMHGLAWTLPFFGVWFIVSPWILMNGSPSAEMIWSNVITGALMTILGLNAAYFGMRARSESARHT, encoded by the coding sequence ATGAGTACAGTCCATTCATCAATCGAACACCACCCCGATCTGTTAGCTCTGCGGGCACGGTACGAGCGCGCCGCCGAGTCGATGACGGCTCAGGGAACCTTCGGATTGACGCTGCTGGCGGCCGTCTACGGGGCGGCATCCCCGTGGATTGTCGGATTCGAGGCGACCACCAGGTTGGCCATCACGAACCTGGTCGTCGGGCTCTGCGTCGCCTTCCTGGCGTGCGGGATGGCGGCGGCGCTCGATCGCATGCACGGGCTTGCGTGGACCCTGCCGTTCTTCGGGGTCTGGTTCATCGTGTCGCCCTGGATCCTGATGAACGGATCACCGAGCGCCGAGATGATCTGGTCGAACGTGATCACCGGTGCGCTGATGACGATCCTCGGCCTCAACGCCGCGTATTTCGGTATGCGGGCGCGCAGTGAGTCAGCCCGGCACACCTGA
- a CDS encoding O-methyltransferase has product MTEKPTPRDVDALLDNLFAGEDPALTAALAASDEAGLPPIAVSVQQGKFLNLLAAAACASRILEIGTLGGYSTIWLARAVGPTGSVVTLEYEPKHAEVARGNLDRAGVGDRVQILVGAALETLPTLTGEPFDLVFIDADKENNVGYLNWAVQLSRPGSVIVVDNVIRDGAILDPRSDDATARGSRDVLELMGTHPRLRAAALQTVGSKGWDGFALAVVD; this is encoded by the coding sequence GTGACTGAAAAGCCCACGCCCCGCGATGTTGATGCCCTGCTGGACAACCTGTTCGCCGGAGAAGACCCGGCACTGACCGCGGCGCTGGCCGCCAGCGACGAGGCCGGACTTCCGCCCATCGCAGTCTCGGTACAACAGGGCAAGTTCCTGAATCTGTTGGCGGCCGCGGCCTGTGCCAGCCGAATCCTGGAGATCGGCACGCTGGGCGGCTACAGCACCATCTGGCTGGCGCGAGCTGTGGGACCGACTGGCTCGGTGGTGACGCTGGAGTACGAGCCCAAGCATGCCGAGGTCGCACGCGGCAATCTGGACCGTGCCGGCGTCGGTGATCGGGTGCAGATTCTGGTGGGTGCCGCCCTGGAGACCCTGCCGACGCTGACCGGCGAGCCGTTCGATCTGGTGTTCATCGACGCCGACAAGGAGAACAACGTCGGCTACCTGAATTGGGCCGTGCAGCTATCCCGCCCCGGCTCGGTGATCGTGGTGGACAACGTGATCCGCGATGGCGCGATCCTGGATCCGCGCTCCGACGACGCGACGGCGCGCGGCAGCCGGGACGTGTTGGAGCTGATGGGCACACACCCGCGGCTGCGGGCCGCCGCCCTGCAGACCGTCGGGTCCAAGGGCTGGGACGGCTTCGCCCTGGCCGTGGTCGATTAG
- a CDS encoding NDMA-dependent alcohol dehydrogenase encodes MKTKGALLWELNSPWRVDEIELGDPVEGEVQVRMHAAGMCHSDYHLTTGATPIGLPALGGHEGAGVITKVGKGVTGLEEGDHVVMAFIPACGNCPPCMKGFRSLCDRGAVLLGGKAIADGTNRIHAGSHEVSPMNLLGTFAPYMTVHQDSVVKIDKDVPFETAAIMGCAVPTGFGSATNVAEVKPGETVIIVGVGGIGMSALQGAVLSGARRVIAIDPVAFKRDQAVKFGATHVYPSMAEAIMPVMEETWGLMADKVIIAVGDMKGEYIEEALTLTAKTGTCVVTGMGSMVDADVKLNLFLFTMLQKTLKGNIFGGGSSHIETPKLVGLYKSGLLKIDEMITTTYKLEDINSGYADMVDGKNIRGVITFDESDW; translated from the coding sequence ATGAAGACCAAGGGCGCATTGTTGTGGGAGCTGAACTCGCCGTGGCGGGTCGACGAGATCGAGCTGGGCGACCCGGTTGAAGGCGAAGTCCAGGTCCGGATGCACGCCGCGGGCATGTGCCACTCCGACTATCACCTGACCACCGGGGCCACCCCGATCGGCCTGCCGGCACTCGGCGGCCACGAGGGTGCCGGGGTCATCACCAAGGTCGGCAAGGGCGTGACGGGCCTGGAAGAGGGCGACCACGTGGTGATGGCCTTCATCCCAGCCTGCGGCAACTGCCCGCCGTGCATGAAGGGCTTCCGTTCGCTGTGCGATCGGGGCGCGGTGTTGCTGGGCGGAAAGGCCATCGCCGACGGCACCAACCGGATCCACGCCGGTTCGCATGAAGTTTCCCCGATGAACCTGCTCGGCACGTTCGCGCCCTACATGACCGTGCATCAGGACTCGGTGGTCAAGATCGACAAGGACGTGCCGTTCGAGACCGCGGCGATCATGGGTTGCGCTGTGCCCACCGGCTTCGGCTCGGCCACCAACGTCGCCGAGGTCAAGCCCGGCGAGACCGTGATCATCGTCGGCGTCGGCGGCATCGGTATGAGCGCCCTGCAGGGCGCGGTGCTGTCCGGCGCGCGGCGCGTCATCGCGATCGACCCGGTGGCGTTCAAGCGTGATCAGGCCGTCAAGTTCGGCGCCACGCACGTCTACCCGTCCATGGCCGAGGCGATCATGCCGGTGATGGAGGAGACCTGGGGCCTGATGGCCGACAAGGTGATCATCGCGGTGGGCGACATGAAGGGCGAGTACATCGAAGAGGCGCTGACCCTGACCGCCAAGACCGGCACCTGCGTGGTCACCGGCATGGGCTCGATGGTCGACGCCGACGTCAAGTTGAACCTGTTCTTGTTCACCATGTTGCAGAAGACGTTGAAGGGCAACATCTTCGGCGGCGGTAGCTCGCACATCGAGACGCCTAAGCTGGTGGGCCTGTACAAGTCCGGGCTGCTCAAGATCGACGAGATGATCACCACGACTTACAAGCTGGAGGACATCAACTCCGGCTACGCCGACATGGTCGACGGCAAGAACATCCGCGGCGTGATCACGTTCGACGAATCGGACTGGTAG
- a CDS encoding alpha/beta hydrolase produces MSRPSLQHLQVDGLIAAAGGDPWAIDDSLQAGSPTQINFLAQAFHSAAGSATSAEETFVTAQQHFEQYNRENGEQPINNSAEVQRVKDGLHATNQQLGQIAADLETIAAALAQARTASLANITALNANLIVLDARIGVYLEQESQGHDHDADIAQCRQLAEDDTETALHNATVIRNGYSKTLQQALTNLRVRDGYDPDIAVRKFDADAPTPPPGPVPDDPKQFNDYWNSLTPGQKDWLYNSDHNIGNHPGMPCDPPDHLGYDHYNKLHLADELSRAQGAAAQADALKNQHPDWAAGNNIPRPNEPGAIFADRVAYENWQRQYDAARDGAKYLDDLKAVDSAVSGSPDRKLMLLDTHSGTQARAAIAVGDPDKATHVSVTTPGLNTTVHGGIGNMTEEATNVRREALRQLRFEPGRESDTVSTIAWIGYDPPQVPGFDDKTASLAGLWGVTHDDLARAGAHDLARFYDGIQASHLGGPADLTAIGHSYGSLTTGLALQEPGDHGVSRALFYGSPGIEASTPGDLHLQPGQVFAMEAPDDKIQWVYDARAVGQGIPIIGTYLNNELGDFGPNPATNPEFTRLATGPSTVTDGHGGTITLQEAHGHSDYPRFPDGGGLRTTNYNIAAVLAGLGDKAVQGN; encoded by the coding sequence GTGAGCCGCCCCAGCCTGCAGCACCTCCAGGTGGACGGCCTCATCGCGGCGGCCGGCGGCGACCCGTGGGCGATCGACGACAGTCTGCAGGCCGGCAGCCCCACCCAGATCAACTTCCTGGCCCAGGCGTTCCACTCCGCCGCAGGCTCGGCCACCTCGGCCGAGGAAACCTTTGTCACCGCCCAGCAGCACTTCGAGCAGTACAACCGGGAGAACGGCGAGCAACCGATCAACAACAGCGCCGAGGTGCAGCGGGTCAAGGACGGCCTGCACGCCACCAACCAACAGCTCGGCCAGATCGCGGCCGACCTGGAGACCATCGCCGCCGCCTTGGCCCAAGCCCGCACCGCCTCGCTGGCCAACATCACCGCGCTCAACGCCAACCTGATCGTCCTCGACGCCCGCATCGGCGTGTACCTGGAGCAGGAGAGCCAGGGCCACGACCACGACGCGGACATCGCCCAGTGCCGCCAGTTGGCCGAGGACGACACCGAGACCGCGCTGCACAACGCCACGGTCATCCGCAACGGCTACTCCAAGACCTTGCAACAGGCCTTGACGAACCTGCGGGTGCGGGACGGCTACGACCCCGACATCGCGGTGCGCAAATTCGACGCGGACGCGCCGACACCGCCACCGGGACCGGTGCCCGACGACCCGAAACAGTTCAACGACTACTGGAACAGCCTGACTCCTGGACAGAAGGACTGGCTGTATAACTCCGACCACAACATCGGCAACCATCCGGGCATGCCCTGTGATCCGCCGGATCATCTGGGCTACGACCACTACAACAAGCTGCACCTGGCCGACGAACTCAGCCGGGCACAGGGCGCCGCCGCGCAGGCCGACGCGTTGAAGAACCAGCACCCGGACTGGGCTGCCGGCAACAACATCCCGCGACCCAACGAGCCGGGAGCGATCTTCGCCGACCGCGTCGCCTACGAGAATTGGCAACGTCAGTACGACGCGGCAAGGGACGGCGCGAAGTACCTGGACGACCTCAAGGCCGTCGATTCCGCCGTCAGTGGCAGTCCAGACCGCAAGTTGATGCTGCTGGACACCCACAGCGGCACCCAGGCCCGCGCGGCCATTGCCGTCGGTGATCCGGACAAGGCGACCCATGTCTCGGTCACCACGCCCGGGCTGAACACCACGGTGCACGGAGGCATCGGGAATATGACCGAAGAAGCAACCAACGTCAGACGGGAAGCATTGCGGCAATTACGGTTCGAGCCGGGACGCGAGAGCGATACCGTCTCGACGATCGCCTGGATCGGGTACGACCCGCCGCAGGTTCCCGGCTTCGACGACAAGACCGCATCGCTGGCCGGACTCTGGGGCGTCACCCACGACGACCTCGCCAGAGCCGGCGCCCACGATCTGGCTCGCTTCTACGACGGCATCCAGGCCTCGCACCTGGGCGGCCCCGCCGACCTGACCGCGATCGGGCATTCTTACGGGTCGCTGACCACCGGACTGGCCCTGCAGGAGCCCGGCGATCACGGGGTGTCGCGGGCGCTGTTCTACGGGTCTCCCGGCATCGAGGCGTCCACACCGGGGGACCTGCACCTGCAGCCTGGTCAGGTGTTCGCCATGGAAGCCCCCGACGACAAGATCCAATGGGTCTACGACGCCAGAGCTGTCGGCCAGGGCATTCCGATCATCGGCACCTACCTCAACAACGAGCTCGGCGACTTCGGGCCCAACCCGGCCACCAACCCCGAATTCACCCGCTTGGCCACCGGACCCTCCACAGTGACCGACGGCCACGGTGGCACCATCACCCTGCAAGAGGCTCACGGGCACAGTGACTACCCCCGCTTCCCCGACGGCGGAGGCCTTCGGACGACCAACTACAACATCGCCGCGGTCCTCGCCGGCCTGGGCGACAAGGCGGTTCAAGGAAATTGA
- a CDS encoding TIGR04338 family metallohydrolase: MSEGASERDGQRAKVYAAEVFVRTLFDRAAESGRRSVEFFGAELTLPPEARFGSVAAVGRYVEDVMALSPVRARWPDASALTVRARRGTTAAHYEKLSAAGVIAVPDQRGVDWALRELVVLHEIAHHLCDARPPHGPEFVATFCELAEMVMGPELGYVLRVVFAKEGVR; encoded by the coding sequence TTGAGTGAGGGCGCTTCCGAGCGCGACGGTCAGCGCGCCAAGGTCTATGCCGCGGAGGTCTTCGTTCGCACCTTGTTCGACCGAGCTGCCGAGAGCGGCAGGCGAAGTGTGGAGTTCTTCGGCGCCGAGCTGACGTTGCCGCCCGAGGCCCGTTTCGGTTCGGTAGCCGCCGTCGGGCGCTATGTCGAGGACGTCATGGCGCTGTCGCCAGTGCGCGCTCGATGGCCGGATGCTTCTGCGCTGACTGTGCGCGCCCGCCGTGGAACCACGGCGGCGCACTACGAAAAGCTCAGTGCAGCAGGCGTTATCGCCGTACCGGATCAGCGCGGCGTGGACTGGGCATTGCGAGAACTGGTGGTGCTGCACGAGATTGCGCACCATCTGTGTGACGCTCGACCGCCGCACGGCCCGGAATTCGTCGCAACGTTCTGTGAGCTGGCCGAAATGGTGATGGGCCCGGAATTGGGCTATGTGCTGCGGGTGGTGTTCGCGAAGGAGGGTGTGCGTTAG
- the mymT gene encoding metallothionein MymT: protein MANYEDGTLLTCGHEGCGCRVRIETACHCSGSGQAYRCTCGDELVPVKS from the coding sequence ATGGCGAACTACGAGGATGGAACCCTGCTGACGTGCGGCCACGAAGGCTGCGGCTGCCGCGTCCGCATCGAGACGGCGTGCCACTGCTCTGGCTCGGGGCAGGCCTACCGCTGCACCTGCGGCGACGAGCTGGTACCCGTCAAGAGCTAA
- a CDS encoding DUF2786 domain-containing protein yields MSTDDKMLARIAALLRQAEGTDNAHEADAFMAAAQRLATATSIDLAVARAHSATRTAATAPVQRTITIGEPGARGLRTYVQLFVVIAAANDVRCDVATNSTYVYAYGFAEDIDATHALYASLVVQMVRASDAYIATGAHRPTPTITARLNFHLAFGARVGQRLAEARDETRRDAEKDRSRPPGTAIALRNKEVELRDFYRGTSKARGTWRATRASAGYSSAARRAGDRAGRTARLGESAELSVARSALER; encoded by the coding sequence ATGAGCACCGACGACAAGATGTTGGCGCGGATCGCCGCACTGTTGCGCCAGGCCGAGGGCACCGACAACGCCCACGAAGCCGATGCGTTCATGGCGGCGGCGCAGCGGCTGGCCACCGCGACCTCGATCGACCTGGCGGTGGCTCGCGCGCACTCCGCCACTCGGACAGCGGCCACCGCGCCGGTGCAGCGCACCATCACCATCGGCGAGCCCGGCGCCCGGGGGTTGCGCACCTATGTGCAGCTGTTCGTGGTGATCGCCGCCGCCAACGACGTGCGCTGCGACGTGGCGACCAACTCGACCTACGTCTACGCCTACGGCTTCGCCGAGGACATCGACGCCACCCACGCGCTCTACGCCAGCCTGGTCGTGCAGATGGTCCGGGCGTCGGACGCCTATATCGCCACCGGTGCGCACCGCCCCACCCCGACCATCACCGCGCGCCTGAACTTCCATCTGGCCTTCGGCGCTCGGGTCGGCCAGCGGCTGGCCGAAGCCCGCGACGAGACCCGACGCGATGCCGAGAAGGACCGGAGCCGGCCGCCGGGTACCGCGATTGCGTTGCGCAACAAGGAGGTCGAGCTGCGCGACTTCTACCGCGGTACGTCCAAGGCGCGGGGCACCTGGCGGGCCACCCGGGCGTCTGCGGGCTATTCGTCCGCGGCACGACGGGCCGGGGATCGGGCTGGGCGCACAGCCCGGCTGGGCGAGAGTGCTGAGCTGTCGGTGGCGCGGTCCGCGCTGGAGCGGTGA
- a CDS encoding TetR/AcrR family transcriptional regulator produces MTRIETSTREHLLNVTERLLLESGYEAVSVRAVCAAAGVNPAAVHYHFGSKVGLVTALLETRLGPLWADALPEVTADCAMSVDTAVRIVVDPIATLAADPAGRLYLHLLARLLLARNEVAWTKRWFTVTPWARILSAQVAGLSERDAVHRWMLAFELIFVQFGDPLAGDRRLTEEKVRNLRDFVAAGLSAPVAGS; encoded by the coding sequence ATGACACGCATCGAGACGTCCACTCGCGAGCATCTGCTGAACGTGACCGAACGACTGTTGCTGGAATCCGGCTATGAGGCGGTGTCGGTGCGTGCCGTGTGCGCCGCCGCCGGAGTGAATCCGGCTGCGGTGCACTACCATTTCGGATCAAAGGTCGGTTTGGTGACGGCGCTTCTAGAGACCCGATTGGGCCCGCTGTGGGCAGATGCGCTGCCTGAGGTGACGGCGGATTGCGCGATGTCCGTCGATACCGCGGTGCGGATCGTGGTGGATCCGATCGCGACGTTGGCGGCTGATCCGGCAGGTCGGCTGTACCTGCACTTGTTGGCGCGCCTGCTGCTGGCCCGCAATGAAGTCGCGTGGACAAAAAGATGGTTCACGGTGACACCCTGGGCACGCATTCTGTCCGCCCAGGTGGCTGGATTGAGTGAGCGGGACGCCGTGCACCGGTGGATGCTCGCGTTCGAATTGATTTTCGTACAGTTCGGCGATCCTCTGGCCGGCGACCGTCGACTCACCGAGGAGAAGGTGCGGAACCTACGGGACTTCGTGGCCGCGGGTCTGTCGGCGCCGGTGGCGGGCTCGTGA
- a CDS encoding glucose 1-dehydrogenase: MGRVEGKVALISGGARGMGAAHTRALAAEGAKVVIGDVLEDEGSKLADELGADTARFVRLDVTQPEQWQAAAQAAVDAFGSLDVLVNNAGIAKYNALENFDLAAWQQVLDVNLTGTMLGMHAAVAPMKAAGGGSIINISSVEGMRGTAGLYGYVASKWGVRGLAKAAAVELAPHNIRINSVLPGLIRTRMTIAIPDDSLQIPLGRGAKSAEVSTAVVFLASDESSYMTGADLVIDGGLSVGIPHKTS, translated from the coding sequence ATGGGACGAGTCGAAGGCAAAGTTGCGCTGATCAGCGGCGGCGCGCGGGGCATGGGCGCTGCACACACCCGGGCGCTGGCCGCCGAGGGCGCCAAGGTCGTGATCGGTGACGTTCTGGAGGATGAGGGCAGCAAACTCGCCGACGAGCTGGGGGCCGACACCGCCCGCTTCGTCCGTCTCGACGTCACCCAGCCCGAGCAGTGGCAAGCCGCCGCCCAGGCCGCGGTCGATGCCTTCGGCAGCCTCGACGTCTTGGTGAACAACGCCGGGATCGCCAAATACAACGCCCTCGAAAACTTCGACCTGGCCGCCTGGCAGCAGGTTCTCGACGTCAACCTGACCGGGACCATGCTGGGCATGCACGCCGCCGTCGCTCCGATGAAGGCAGCCGGCGGCGGCTCCATCATCAACATCTCGTCGGTAGAAGGGATGCGCGGCACCGCCGGCCTGTACGGCTACGTCGCTTCGAAGTGGGGAGTGCGCGGGCTGGCCAAGGCCGCCGCTGTCGAACTGGCGCCGCACAACATCCGGATCAACAGTGTGCTGCCCGGGCTGATCCGCACCCGGATGACCATCGCGATCCCCGATGACTCGCTGCAGATTCCGCTGGGCCGGGGCGCCAAGTCGGCGGAGGTGTCCACCGCGGTGGTCTTCCTGGCTTCCGACGAGTCCTCCTACATGACCGGGGCCGACCTGGTGATCGACGGAGGCCTGTCGGTGGGCATTCCACACAAGACCAGCTAG
- a CDS encoding alpha/beta hydrolase has protein sequence MASPGSGTRTERTFEGVRGVPIVYDTWTPDTPPRAVVVLSHGFGEHARRYDHVAERFAAAGLVTYALDHRGHGRSGGKRVLCRSIAEYTDDFHTCAGIAAREHPGLPRVVLGHSMGGAIVFSYGVDRPDDYQLMVLSGPAVAMTDTVSPGLAFVAKAVGAIAPSLPVEKLDSALVSRDPAVVVAYNEDPLVHHGRVPAGVARALIKVGETMPTRAQALTAPLLVVHGADDGLVPAEGSRRLVECVGSNDVRLTVYPGLYHEVFNEPERAQVLDDVVGWIDAHL, from the coding sequence ATGGCATCCCCCGGCTCTGGGACCCGCACCGAGCGAACCTTCGAAGGCGTGCGGGGGGTTCCGATCGTCTACGACACCTGGACGCCGGACACTCCGCCGCGCGCCGTGGTGGTGCTCTCCCACGGTTTCGGCGAGCATGCCCGTCGCTATGACCACGTCGCGGAACGGTTCGCTGCGGCGGGGCTGGTGACCTACGCGCTGGACCACCGCGGACACGGGCGCTCGGGCGGCAAGCGCGTGCTGTGCCGCAGCATCGCCGAATACACCGATGACTTCCACACCTGCGCGGGTATCGCCGCCCGCGAGCACCCCGGACTGCCGCGGGTGGTGCTCGGGCACAGCATGGGCGGGGCGATCGTGTTCAGCTACGGCGTCGACCGCCCCGACGACTACCAGTTGATGGTGTTGTCCGGGCCCGCGGTGGCTATGACCGACACGGTGTCGCCGGGGTTGGCCTTCGTCGCCAAAGCGGTCGGGGCTATTGCGCCGAGCCTGCCGGTGGAGAAACTCGACAGTGCCCTGGTCTCGCGCGACCCGGCGGTGGTGGTCGCCTACAACGAAGATCCACTGGTGCACCACGGTCGGGTGCCGGCCGGTGTGGCGCGGGCGCTGATCAAGGTCGGCGAGACCATGCCGACGCGGGCGCAGGCGCTCACGGCGCCGCTGCTGGTGGTGCACGGCGCCGACGACGGTCTGGTGCCCGCCGAAGGCAGCAGGCGGCTGGTGGAGTGCGTCGGCTCGAACGATGTGCGGCTGACCGTGTATCCGGGGCTTTACCACGAGGTATTCAACGAGCCGGAGCGTGCGCAGGTGCTCGACGACGTGGTGGGCTGGATCGACGCGCATCTGTGA